In Silene latifolia isolate original U9 population chromosome X, ASM4854445v1, whole genome shotgun sequence, the following proteins share a genomic window:
- the LOC141620846 gene encoding uncharacterized protein LOC141620846, translating into MAAHLYDDHLRHFPPLPPSLIIPKQPHLNHGQSRIDDLNDTLLELIFIRIVQWRHLVTCKCVSKRWNSIISNPDFARYLTHKYSPFTLILSNRRTEYDCLISEHPYFQTHKLCLNDIFPTNDPSKDIVAYYNDILVLRYYSQGGFAYYIGNPITKQFIIVAPITPDYPESYMPNIMADVYYRFHSTCKVGLAGVVNGVSTIDDASNSTNNVIGFRIILINKGGYRYENYLTSEIYCSVTGKWRKYYINDLGFEFRSYFSNHPVTSNNRVHWRGKSNKILVIDPFVDDTLWYSVLNLPSEIWEDSVLGSCQNRLRITQLESNKVTPRIKVWEFDDDDLITWGDNIMAKLRLVIKFELKPHIFDQVFCPIEVLFSSFVRLKNEMICCHPNDPDIVYFRYRDKLLQCDFGKRRLRVVRHCTTTWSNRFMLVHPLMAP; encoded by the coding sequence ATGGCTGCCCATCTTTATGATGATCATCTCCGTCActttcctcctcttcctcctaGTCTCATAATTCCCAAACAACCACATCTAAACCACGGCCAATCTCGCATCGACGATCTTAACGACACCTTACTAGAGTTGATATTCATAAGGATTGTCCAATGGAGACATCTCGTTACTTGCAAATGCGTTTCTAAACGTTGGAATTCAATTATTTCCAATCCCGATTTTGCTCGTTACCTTACGCATAAATATTCCCCTTTCACATTGATCCTTAGTAACAGAAGGACTGAGTACGACTGCCTTATTAGCGAGCACCCGTACTTCCAAACACATAAACTTTGCCTAAACGATATCTTCCCTACTAATGATCCTTCCAAAGACATAGTTGCTTATTACAATGACATCTTGGTATTGCGCTATTACAGCCAAGGAGGATTTGCGTATTACATTGGCAATCCAATTACTAAACAGTTTATTATTGTAGCTCCCATAACACCGGACTATCCGGAATCTTATATGCCCAATATTATGGCCGATGTCTATTACAGATTTCACTCTACTTGTAAAGTTGGTTTGGCCGGAGTTGTTAACGGAGTTAGTACCATTGATGATGCTTCTAACTCAACAAATAACGTCATTGGATTTCGGATTATTCTTATTAATAAGGGAGGGTACCGCTACGAAAACTACCTAACTTCGGAAATATATTGTTCTGTAACCGGCAAATGGAGGAAATACTATATCAATGATTTGGGTTTCGAATTCAGATCATACTTCAGTAATCATCCTGTGACTTCGAACAACAGGGTTCATTGGCGTGGTAAGTCTAATAAAATTCTAGTAATTGACCCCTTTGTTGACGACACATTATGGTATAGTGTACTAAACCTACCTAGTGAAATTTGGGAAGACAGCGTGCTTGGGTCTTGTCAAAATCGACTTAGAATAACCCAGCTCGAATCAAACAAGGTCACTCCGAGAATCAAAGTATGGGAATTTGACGATGATGATTTGATTACTTGGGGAGATAATATCATGGCGAAGTTAAGGCTAGTTATTAAGTTTGAATTGAAGCCACATATTTTTGATCAGGTTTTCTGTCCTATTGAAGTTTTGTTCTCGAGTTTTGTACGCCTAAAAAATGAGATGATTTGTTGTCATCCCAATGATCCTGACATTGTTTACTTTAGGTACCGAGATAAGTTGCTTCAATGTGATTTTGGTAAGAGGAGATTGAGAGTGGTTCGTCATTGTACCACTACTTGGTCCAATAGATTTATGCTTGTTCATCCACTGATGGCTCCGTAA